A genomic window from Syntrophus gentianae includes:
- a CDS encoding serine protein kinase, which yields MNAYGQKTLEFHLQEVKEGRRRFENAFESVARMILDDSDKIEKVVVNGKSTYDFKVFRMGAKHVVGMFDEINSFVSFVKDAAEGGSSGEMAFVLVGEPGNGKTFFVDSVCALYRQFIAQEGNRRYTFNFKKIDQLENYGKIRMIQSQTFEDPMILAMNLFPSRNDSMDYLSRTFGFSDSELEKYFANYKPLGACSDFILNDIRTVTNENLEDILDFFEVVPVPLSESLGTITGKYSAKDKITSSAVDLLGDESIQRLLHLADPNNPYRFDLRRGALARVAGGGIHFSDEIFKNKKDLVQVYLGVIQNRNIEIDGFRWPIDTLIIATSNNSEFNRFLSEKEEAPIVDRCRICYVAHNTNYHLQKYLTDYALGSEVKTTLTKEQLHQDPNLNYAASLVVVFSRLPRSEKLTPLEMLRLAAGEVAGEKSIKTLAEVIDILNHEPDITKRFGQKGLGQRSLGRALQLLMETSETNEGRCMFAEDIFKAIEKVILDYITDANERTKYFEDIKIARGLYRERIMTEMFNAYMDEPLAVKKDVMNYVNMIIGIDAENLGPDRMWKYKDPQTGQLKALKIDERYVQSVEERLGLKTKEQRESFRTSIRKIYGQKMSIDTNYDFMDNVELLKAVTDVRLKSDIAGAGSLIGALANRTNEENQKLYDRMIDTMLNKLNYCKTCAQKTIEYFCTQSDEQ from the coding sequence ATGAATGCGTACGGCCAAAAAACACTGGAATTCCATTTACAGGAGGTAAAAGAGGGACGGAGGCGATTTGAAAACGCCTTTGAATCGGTCGCCAGGATGATTCTCGACGACAGCGACAAAATCGAAAAGGTTGTCGTCAACGGGAAAAGTACCTATGATTTTAAAGTGTTCCGCATGGGAGCTAAACACGTCGTCGGCATGTTTGATGAAATCAACAGTTTCGTATCCTTTGTCAAGGATGCCGCTGAAGGAGGATCTTCCGGGGAGATGGCCTTTGTCCTTGTCGGCGAACCGGGAAACGGGAAAACTTTTTTTGTCGATTCCGTATGCGCCCTTTACCGGCAATTCATTGCCCAGGAAGGAAACCGCCGCTACACCTTCAATTTCAAGAAGATCGATCAACTGGAAAATTACGGGAAAATCCGGATGATCCAATCACAGACCTTTGAAGATCCGATGATTCTGGCCATGAATCTTTTCCCCTCCAGGAATGACAGCATGGACTATCTGTCCAGGACTTTTGGCTTTTCTGACAGCGAACTGGAAAAATATTTTGCGAATTACAAACCGCTGGGGGCATGCAGCGATTTTATCCTCAATGATATCCGAACTGTCACCAATGAGAACCTCGAAGACATTCTCGATTTCTTCGAGGTTGTTCCCGTACCCCTCAGTGAAAGCCTGGGGACGATTACGGGAAAATACTCCGCCAAGGACAAAATAACCTCTTCCGCAGTGGATCTCCTGGGAGATGAATCCATCCAGCGACTTCTTCACCTGGCCGACCCCAACAACCCCTATCGCTTTGATCTGCGCCGGGGCGCATTGGCCAGGGTGGCCGGTGGAGGGATCCATTTCAGTGACGAAATCTTCAAGAACAAGAAGGATCTTGTGCAGGTCTACCTTGGTGTGATTCAGAACAGGAATATCGAAATAGACGGATTTCGCTGGCCCATTGACACCCTGATCATTGCAACCAGCAACAATTCAGAATTCAATAGATTCCTCTCGGAAAAGGAAGAGGCGCCCATCGTCGATCGTTGTCGGATCTGTTATGTGGCCCATAACACGAATTACCACCTGCAGAAATATCTGACCGATTATGCCCTTGGCAGTGAAGTGAAGACTACTCTGACGAAGGAACAGCTCCACCAGGATCCGAATCTGAATTATGCCGCTTCCCTGGTCGTCGTTTTCTCCCGGCTGCCGCGGTCGGAAAAACTGACCCCGCTGGAAATGCTGAGACTCGCAGCAGGGGAAGTAGCCGGGGAGAAGAGCATCAAAACCCTTGCCGAGGTGATCGACATCCTCAATCACGAACCGGATATCACAAAACGATTCGGGCAGAAGGGATTGGGACAGAGATCGCTCGGACGGGCCCTGCAGCTGCTCATGGAAACATCGGAAACAAACGAAGGCCGCTGCATGTTTGCCGAGGATATCTTCAAGGCGATCGAAAAGGTCATTCTGGACTATATTACGGACGCCAACGAACGTACCAAATATTTCGAAGATATCAAGATCGCCCGGGGGCTTTACCGTGAGCGGATCATGACGGAGATGTTCAACGCCTATATGGACGAGCCTCTCGCCGTGAAAAAGGATGTCATGAATTATGTCAATATGATTATCGGTATCGATGCGGAAAACCTTGGTCCGGACAGGATGTGGAAATACAAGGATCCGCAGACCGGGCAGTTGAAAGCCCTGAAGATCGACGAACGCTATGTCCAGAGCGTGGAAGAACGGCTCGGTCTGAAAACGAAGGAACAGCGTGAATCCTTCCGCACATCCATCCGTAAGATTTATGGTCAGAAAATGTCCATCGACACGAATTATGATTTTATGGACAATGTTGAACTCCTGAAGGCCGTGACCGATGTCCGCCTGAAATCGGATATTGCCGGAGCGGGAAGCCTTATCGGCGCCCTGGCGAACCGAACCAATGAAGAAAATCAGAAACTCTATGATCGAATGATTGACACCATGCTCAATAAGCTTAATTACTGTAAAACCTGCGCCCAGAAGACGATCGAATATTTCTGTACGCAAAGCGACGAACAGTGA
- a CDS encoding DUF444 family protein, which produces MTLPRSLYSLCDMTEMQDVGPAEIPYSQRMTSIGDLLERDTQREKDGFPRKIRIGRLFKPTRGEKEKIVVVPTTVEEKLMHDTRPPKPEEESDAGGGSGEGEEGDIIGQEPLHGQEGAGTGSGGQGEGVEHEMEAGAYELGRILTEQFELPNLKNKGMKRSLKKVTYDLTDRNEGFGQVLDKKATLRKILETNIALENIPDVMDIDLASLIVSPADSVYRILSQEKDLESQALVFFVRDYSGSMSGKPTELVVSQHVLIYSWLLYQYDRQLLTRFILHDTEAKEVPDFHSYASLKIAGGTKMGAAYRLINSIVEKDNLDRDYNIYVFHGTDGDDWDREGKETIPVIQKMIRYCSRIGITITAVPTATGPTWAEAYLRDSKVLEEFPQEIKLDVVSEDAEESRLIDGIKKLIS; this is translated from the coding sequence ATGACTCTGCCGAGAAGCCTTTATAGTCTCTGCGATATGACTGAGATGCAGGATGTCGGTCCGGCCGAAATTCCCTATTCTCAACGGATGACGTCCATTGGCGATCTCCTGGAACGGGACACCCAGCGGGAGAAGGACGGTTTTCCCCGAAAAATCCGGATCGGGCGGCTTTTCAAGCCCACCCGTGGCGAGAAAGAAAAGATTGTCGTTGTTCCAACAACCGTTGAAGAGAAACTGATGCATGACACGAGGCCTCCCAAACCGGAAGAAGAATCGGACGCCGGAGGCGGTTCAGGCGAAGGGGAAGAAGGGGACATCATCGGGCAGGAACCGCTTCACGGGCAGGAAGGGGCCGGAACAGGTTCAGGCGGCCAGGGGGAAGGCGTCGAGCATGAAATGGAGGCCGGCGCTTACGAACTGGGGCGTATTCTGACGGAACAATTCGAGCTTCCCAACCTCAAGAACAAGGGGATGAAGCGCTCTCTCAAAAAAGTCACCTATGATCTGACGGACCGGAATGAAGGATTCGGGCAGGTCCTGGATAAGAAAGCCACATTAAGAAAAATCCTTGAAACCAACATCGCCCTCGAAAACATTCCCGATGTCATGGATATCGACCTGGCAAGCCTGATCGTTTCGCCGGCAGACAGCGTCTACCGGATTCTATCCCAGGAAAAAGATCTGGAATCACAGGCCCTCGTATTCTTTGTCCGGGATTATTCGGGTTCCATGTCGGGAAAACCGACGGAACTCGTCGTTTCGCAGCATGTCCTCATCTACAGCTGGCTTTTGTACCAATATGACCGGCAATTGCTCACGCGCTTCATCCTCCATGATACGGAAGCCAAGGAAGTTCCTGATTTTCATTCTTACGCCAGCCTGAAAATAGCCGGAGGAACGAAAATGGGTGCGGCGTACCGATTGATTAATTCGATTGTGGAAAAGGACAACCTGGATCGCGATTACAATATCTATGTTTTCCATGGTACCGATGGGGACGACTGGGACAGGGAGGGTAAGGAGACGATTCCGGTAATTCAGAAGATGATCCGTTACTGCAGCCGAATCGGAATCACCATCACCGCTGTTCCAACGGCAACGGGGCCCACATGGGCGGAAGCGTATCTCCGGGATTCAAAAGTTCTAGAGGAATTTCCGCAGGAAATAAAGCTCGATGTGGTTTCGGAGGATGCGGAAGAATCCCGGCTCATTGACGGCATTAAGAAATTGATCTCATAA
- a CDS encoding SpoVR family protein has product MELINQHTKGIMEGCKERARDAGLRFQNETLEYIVTNKDLLELGPKNMIPTLYDYWVHDVEVLHEKGKYELYPYNPYETVINTKPAISFYNDNNPDWLNVMIFYHVLAHIDFFQNNLLFRSTWDEDFTGQALADKRNIAMLRSEKGRWVDYVIEFTRGIDNLVDLFGELSLLNYPAEINASSRLNYYFDVFLQTVQQVSYSFYLKEIERYNKTLEAYGGMAESVFFSDTAKKYPEFEAMYGKQKREEEAPPRDLIQYLQEYSPFLQRPENIWMKTVMEIVRRTSLYFQPQIRTKILNEGWASYWHDILFMSDDRIKGNEVSYALVNAKVTALSRLGINPYALGMRLFSYLEDSAEKGRVSYEFHRLKDADQRRKYDLHTGQGRSFVFDVRENFTDFTFINTFVDQGFVDAHRLFVAGRRLNRQKGVWEYFVKSRKAEDYKQMLLNSLYHPPHVILDEEKGEGGSLYLNHQYEGKPLVKEYIANTLLGIEYLWGGKVMLETTELVKEAKEEDWKQAYQVPRYILADQETTEQMIPRRVLYTMDNRKLTRELL; this is encoded by the coding sequence ATGGAACTCATCAATCAGCATACCAAAGGGATTATGGAGGGTTGTAAGGAACGGGCCCGCGACGCAGGGCTGCGATTCCAGAACGAGACGCTTGAATATATCGTGACCAATAAAGACCTCCTTGAACTGGGGCCGAAGAATATGATTCCCACCCTTTACGACTACTGGGTCCATGATGTGGAGGTCCTCCATGAAAAGGGAAAATATGAATTGTACCCTTACAATCCCTATGAGACGGTCATCAACACCAAGCCGGCCATCTCTTTTTACAATGACAACAACCCGGACTGGCTGAATGTCATGATTTTCTATCATGTCCTGGCCCATATCGACTTCTTTCAGAACAATCTGCTCTTCCGGTCTACCTGGGATGAAGATTTTACCGGCCAGGCCCTGGCGGACAAGCGGAACATCGCCATGCTCCGATCAGAAAAAGGGCGCTGGGTCGATTACGTCATCGAGTTTACCCGCGGGATCGACAATCTTGTTGATCTCTTCGGAGAGCTGTCCCTGTTGAATTATCCCGCCGAGATCAATGCCTCCAGCCGTTTAAATTATTATTTCGATGTTTTCCTGCAGACGGTTCAGCAAGTCTCATACTCTTTCTATTTGAAGGAGATCGAACGCTACAACAAGACCCTGGAAGCGTACGGCGGAATGGCTGAATCCGTTTTTTTCTCCGATACGGCGAAGAAATATCCGGAATTCGAGGCCATGTATGGAAAGCAGAAACGGGAAGAGGAGGCGCCTCCCCGGGACTTGATCCAATATCTGCAGGAGTATTCCCCCTTTCTGCAGCGACCGGAAAATATCTGGATGAAGACCGTTATGGAAATTGTCCGGCGCACTTCTCTGTACTTTCAACCCCAGATCCGGACGAAAATCCTCAATGAAGGATGGGCCAGTTACTGGCATGACATCCTCTTCATGAGCGATGACCGCATTAAAGGCAATGAGGTCTCTTATGCCCTGGTGAACGCCAAGGTCACTGCTTTGAGCCGGTTGGGAATCAATCCCTACGCCCTGGGAATGAGACTTTTTTCCTATCTGGAGGATTCTGCGGAAAAGGGAAGGGTCTCTTACGAATTTCACCGCTTGAAGGACGCCGATCAGCGCCGGAAGTATGATCTTCATACCGGTCAGGGCCGCTCCTTTGTTTTTGACGTTCGGGAAAACTTCACGGATTTCACCTTTATCAACACCTTTGTGGACCAGGGGTTTGTAGATGCACACCGGCTTTTTGTGGCGGGACGCAGACTCAACCGACAAAAGGGCGTCTGGGAATATTTTGTCAAAAGCCGGAAAGCAGAAGACTACAAGCAAATGCTCCTGAATTCCCTTTACCATCCGCCCCATGTCATCCTTGATGAGGAAAAGGGAGAGGGCGGTTCCCTGTATCTGAACCATCAATACGAAGGGAAACCCCTGGTTAAGGAATACATTGCCAATACCCTCCTGGGCATCGAGTACCTGTGGGGGGGAAAGGTCATGCTGGAAACAACGGAGCTGGTCAAAGAAGCGAAGGAGGAAGACTGGAAGCAGGCCTACCAGGTACCCAGATACATTCTTGCAGATCAGGAAACGACGGAGCAGATGATACCCAGAAGGGTCCTGTATACCATGGATAACCGCAAACTCACCAGGGAGCTGCTGTAG